The Panthera tigris isolate Pti1 chromosome F3, P.tigris_Pti1_mat1.1, whole genome shotgun sequence genome includes a window with the following:
- the FAM71A gene encoding protein FAM71A: MNPESLLPYHTAHSRSAVGMFNTAMGKLQRHLHKGEYDIFKYAPIFESDFIQITKRGEVIDVHNRVRMVTVGIASTSPILPLPDVMLLARPATGCEEHGGRGQATKGKGRKATKTLELTRLLPLKFVRISIHDREKQQLRLKFATGRSCYLQLCPALDAREDLFTYWEKLVYLLRPPVDSNSSTYALPAEDMLCMPVFEEEKRSPAGADFQGKGYQDQVSIRSLHVVSEVAGATSAAFAGGEGTRQASHKPDAAAATPKPAELHRESAAEPHVELAAAVAAREAAGAAAVVTGGTAAGFAAGIAADTAAGALSVALTKSAAPDRLGAAVAGAATAGPGGSRTNLAIAGTANLSPESRNVALAGAAKIPGFTSGSSTSLSQRAGRTPTFARTEGARKTVAGNVERALLSDAQSGGAEGEQAGRQPRKGWRERRDKERTFRGSRRRRAADPRHKAGGDKTNRKPSGRSLAGHRAAREDKDKARGSPGGGRRAPHKGIGHAPIPKEPRASHKSGRSLSTASSGLATKRLGRIGLFLRNVKANLTTRTTGSLRGRDVGVLPKAVHRSGLEAIEASENCQGLESAGRGTSDIMETVTFEAP; encoded by the coding sequence ATGAACCCCGAGTCTCTGCTCCCCTATCACACAGCCCACAGCCGCTCCGCAGTGGGCATGTTCAACACGGCCATGGGGAAACTACAGCGACACCTGCACAAGGGGGAGTACGACATCTTCAAGTACGCGCCTATATTTGAGAGCGACTTTATCCAGATCACCAAAAGGGGAGAAGTAATCGATGTGCACAACCGGGTCAGAATGGTGACCGTGGGCATCGCGTCCACCAGCCCCATCCTCCCGCTACCGGACGTCATGCTGCTGGCCCGACCGGCCACCGGCTGTGAAGAGCATGGCGGGCGTGGCCAGGCCACCAAGGGAAAAGGCCGCAAGGCTACCAAGACCTTAGAGCTCACCAGGCTCCTTCCCTTGAAGTTCGTGAGGATCTCCATTCACGACCGCGAGAAACAACAGCTGCGCCTCAAGTTCGCCACCGGCCGCTCGTGCTACCTGCAGCTGTGCCCCGCTCTGGACGCACGGGAAGACCTCTTCACCTACTGGGAAAAGCTCGTGTACCTCCTGCGACCACCAGTGGACAGCAACAGCAGTACGTACGCCCTCCCAGCGGAGGACATGCTTTGCATGCCTGTGtttgaggaagagaagaggagccCAGCAGGGGCGGATTTCCAAGGAAAGGGCTATCAGGACCAGGTCAGCATCAGGAGCCTCCACGTGGTCTCCGAGGTGGCCGGGGCCACCTCTGCAGCttttgcaggtggggaggggacccGTCAGGCCTCCCACAAACCCGATGCAGCCGCCGCCACTCCAAAACCTGCAGAGCTCCACAGGGAGTCGGCGGCAGAGCCACACGTAGAGCTGGCGGCAGCCGTGGCAGCGCgggaggcggcgggggcggcAGCGGTGGTGACAGGAGGGACGGCCGCGGGGTTCGCAGCAGGGATCGCAGCGGACACCGCGGCAGGCGCTTTGAGCGTGGCCTTGACCAAGTCAGCCGCCCCGGATCGGCTAGGCGCGGCCGTAGCAGGTGCAGCCACCGCGGGGCCGGGAGGAAGCAGGACCAACCTAGCCATTGCGGGCACCGCCAACCTCTCCCCGGAGAGCAGGAACGTGGCCTTGGCAGGTGCCGCGAAGATCCCCGGGTTTACTTCCGGCTCGTCGACCAGCCTCTCCCAGCGGGCCGGCAGGACCCCGACCTTCGCAAGGACAGAGGGCGCCCGCAAGACTGTGGCGGGAAACGTGGAGAGAGCGCTCCTCTCCGACGCGCAGAGCGGAGGCGCGGAGGGTGAGCAGGCGGGAAGGCAGCCGCGCAAGGGCTGGAGGGAGCGCAGGGACAAGGAGCGAACCTTTCGGGGCTCCCGTCGCCGCAGGGCAGCCGACCCGCGCCACAAGGCCGGGGGGGACAAGACCAACCGGAAACCCTCCGGGCGGTCCTTAGCCGGCCACAGAGCCGCGAGGGAGGACAAGGACAAGGCCCGCGGCAGCCCGGGGGGCGGGAGGCGAGCCCCCCACAAAGGTATCGGCCACGCGCCCATCCCCAAGGAGCCCAGGGCCTCCCACAAATCGGGGCGGAGCTTATCCACCGCCAGCTCGGGGTTAGCCACCAAGAGGCTGGGCAGGATCGGGTTGTTCCTGAGGAACGTCAAAGCCAACCTTACTACCAGGACCACGGGCTCCCTACGCGGCAGAGACGTGGGCGTGCTGCCTAAGGCGGTGCACAGGAGCGGGCTGGAGGCCATCGAGGCCTCGGAGAACTGCCAGGGCCTGGAGAGCGCGGGGAGAGGGACATCTGACATTATGGAGACAGTGACCTTCGAAGCCCCTTAG